A genomic window from Prunus persica cultivar Lovell chromosome G2, Prunus_persica_NCBIv2, whole genome shotgun sequence includes:
- the LOC109947412 gene encoding uncharacterized protein LOC109947412, which produces MDNRGNAIFFFMFDDDSNDEEHHQRVIQAIVHHSSLENEATKYGGSVVGHEYKNRKRENRHRNLMSNYFIERPHFNSTDFRRQFRMRKELFYCILNDVVNHEPYFRYKKDGLGRQGLSPEQKLTAVFRMLAWGCSVDATNEYCKLSESIALESLCKFCCAVEAMYGQRYLRSPNLADLYMLLHMASR; this is translated from the coding sequence atGGATAACCGTGGCAATgccatctttttctttatgtttgatgATGATTCAAATGATGAGGAACATCATCAGAGAGTGATACAAGCCATTGTCCACCATAGTTCACTGGAGAATGAAGCCACCAAATATGGTGGGTCGGTAGTCGGTCATGAGTACAAGAACCGTAAGAGGGAAAATCGCCATCGCAATCTCATGTCCAACTACTTCATTGAAAGGCCACATTTTAATAGTACAGACTTTCGTAGGCAGTTCCGAATGCGGAAAGAGTTGTTTTACTGCATCTTGAATGATGTTGTCAACCACGAGCCATACTTTCGCTATAAAAAAGACGGGCTTGGCCGACAAGGGCTATCCCCTGAACAAAAGTTAACCGCTGTCTTTCGTATGCTCGCATGGGGATGCTCAGTTGACGCAACCAACGAGTACTGTAAATTGAGTGAAAGCATAGCTCTTGAATCACTCTGTAAGTTTTGTTGCGCTGTTGAAGCCATGTACGGACAAAGGTACCTCAGGTCTCCAAATCTAGCTGACCTTTACATGCTATTGCACATGGCAAGTCGTTGA